The Gigantopelta aegis isolate Gae_Host chromosome 3, Gae_host_genome, whole genome shotgun sequence genome segment GTTATCtaggttaaaaaaaattgtctgatatccggttacctaagattttgaagaaaaaaaaaaggttattattttcactattattttttatttttaatgtttgttttcgaTAACAACTTTCACTTCATTGTCTTATCTGCATTTGTATTCTCTTTTAGTGGTTCTTAATGCCTTGCGTCACCTCAGTACAACTACCAGTATCTTGACAGAGCCAGCAAAAGTTAAGGAGCAAGCCACTGAAGCTGTCACTAAAAACTCAAAAATTCGCCATCGCAGATCAtgatacataaattaaaaacttcttcttttttttcccctaagTGTTGGCTCCAAGCAGGAGCTATGAGAAGTGAAACTATTTTTTGAGAAAAATGATAAACTGTGATATTATATTCTACAAGTGCTATGGAAGGCCAGTTCTAGTAGTATTGGTTCATAGTGTCATACTTCAGATTGAAAGTACGGCACTTTGGGCCTGCCGGTGACGGAaggaaaatattgaaaatagttCATGTTACTTGTTTCTAGTTGAAGTGTAAAACAAGTGTTGTGATGTCAGCTGTTACGTATGTTAGAGTTAATGTTGAGAAAAATGTCATAGAAAGAAGTGCAATGAAGCAGGCTGTCTCAATTAAGCAATAAGGTGAATTGCCAAAAGTTGTCagaaatttaactttttttacttcCAGACTCTTGGGTTTTCAAGAAGTTACTAATTtcttttttggttgttttgtttgttgttggggtttttggagGAAAGGGATGGGAAATTCCTgaaaatataattgtaaatgCTAGAAGCCaaaatgatttttatatatagaagcTGTGTATATAGTgtctttaatttatattttagaaatattcAAGCTATAGTCTGTTATTAGCCAAAATGCTTGAGTTTGATTTACAAAATAGGTGTTATGTAACTGCCAATGAATGTATAGACATGTACAAAGCTTGCATTtcagatgggtttttttgtttttaagctaTATTACAGTATTCCAgttttgaatttcagtgttgttTAAGGCTTCTGTTGTACAGTTGGCATcacattttgttaataaattcaTTTTCAGTGCATTTGTCAGATGGTTTGCACTGTTCTATACAATACAGAATTCATTTTTAGTGCATTTGTCGGATGGTTTGTACTGTTCTATACAATATAGAATTCATTTTTAGTGCAGTTTGTCAGATGGTTTGCACTGTTCTATACAATAGAGGGCCCATATTTttaaagctatcttagtgctgtGATATTGTAAAACTGTTGTAGGCTATAGCAAGTGTCGTAGTAATGTCATAGTTTACGATGTCCTAACACTAAGATGGCTTAAAAAATCTGTAGTCTTTAAATATAGGAGCTggaagtttataatttttgctGTGGCCTTTGCTTTTAAGCATCCATGAAtgcttaaacatttattataattaaaaacaaaactattgtGTGTTAAAAGACTTGTATGTgaaaatagatttaacaaaaaatAGTTATAGTTGGATTAAAGTGTTAAACTGTCAGTAGTGGCAGAGTTCTGGGCTTGTAACCTGAAGCAGTCATAAATATTTTGGTGTGACGTGTTTGCCACGACAGCACTTCGACAGTCGTAGAAAAAGTTTAGTAGTATAACCCGAAACACACTTATATTTGGTGTAAATCTAGAGGAACATGACTGTAACTTATGAACTACTTATACACTTATGACATGGGGATTCCCTTGTTTTCACCAATGAGATCCATATAAAATGCTTAAAACACGTACTGACAACAGGAGGgtggatgtagttcagtggtagagtgctcgcttgagttCCAATGGATCGACGCAGAATCAGTCGCCCTTGGTGTACTTCAGTCGTTTTCTTTccaatcagtgccccacaacCGATCTTTCAAAGATTGTAGTATATactgtcctatctatgggaaagtgcatataaaaatcgtGTTCTTACTTTTGAAAGGAGTAATCTGTGGCAGCAGCAGCGGCCCAGCAGGTTGCCCTCACTCTTCCTCCCCCTCTCGCTCTCcgaagtgttgaaataaccactTTAGACATCAAATAGTAGTAGTTTATCAAATGTGCAGAGGTGCCGTTAAATAAATTACAACTCGCATAATTAACATATAACTTAATGACGGATGCAGAAGCATACAGCAGTTGCGATCAGTGCATTTGTTTTCAAAGATCATCTTCTAACATCGCACACAATTCAGTAATACTTAGCCTATTTAATATAATGATCTAGTTAACATTATGGTTAGCAGGCCGAGTCCTAAGAACTAAAAGAGAACATCTATGGGAGTAAAACCACAAAAACTTTCATGAAGGCAAGGTTACAGCAACAAGCTAGCATTCGACTAAAGTCAAAAACCTTCATGAAGGCAAGGTTACAGCAACAAGCTAGCATTCGACTAGACAAGTCAAAAACCTTCATGAAGGCAAGGTTACAGCAACAAGCTAGCATTCGACTAAAGTCAAAAACCTTCATGAAGGCAAGGTTACAGCAACAAGCTAGCATTCGACTAGACAAGTCAAAAACCTTCATGAAGGCAAGGTTACAACAACAAGCTAGCATTCGACTAAAGTCAAAAACCTTCATGAAGGCAAGGTTACAGCAACAAGCTAGCATTCGACTAAATAAGTCAAAAACCTTCATGAAGGCAAGGTTACAGCAACAAGCTAGCATTCGACTAGACAAGTCAAAAACCTTCATGAAGGCAAGGTTACAGCAACAAGCTAGCATTCGACTAAAGTCAAAAACCTTCATGAAGGCAAGGTTACAGCAACAAGCTAGCATTCGACTAGACAAGTCAAAAACCTTCATGAAGGCAAGGTTACAGCAACAAGCTAGCATTCGACTAGACAAGTCAAAAACCTTCATGAAGGCAAGGTTACAGCAACAAGCTAGCATTCGACTAGACAAGTCAAAAACCTTCATGAAGGCAAGGTTACAACAACAAGCTAGCATTCGACTAAAGTCAAAAACCTTCATGAAGGCAAGGTTACAACAACAAGCTAGCATTCGACTAAACAAGTCAAAAACCTTCATGAAGGCAAGGTTACAGCAACAAGCTAGCATTCGACTAAAGTCAAAAACCTTCATGAAGGCAAGGTTACAGCAACAAGCTAGCATTCGACTAAACAAGTCAAAAACCTTCATGAAGGCAAGGTTACAGCAACAAGCTAGCATTCGACTAAACAAGTCAAAAACCTTCATGAAGGCAAGGTTACAACAACAAGCTAGCATTCGACTAAATAagtcaaaacaaactaactacaTGTAGCTCCATCTCAATTTTGGTGAACTGTTCTAAATTATGGGTCCCAAGTTATCTTCATGAGATTACGCAACAGTTCCAAGTTCACTATAATTCCACGGGAAATTTTCAACTTCAACAGCACCAAATCCACCACCCTCGCCCGCTTTCGATCCCGGTCAGGCTGCTTGTGCTCACTTGCACATGCCAGTGCGGCGATCCCCTGTCCCTTCCTAACCCCTTTACTGTTcaggacggaggagccggcgagagccaacacctgcacccatgacaggcatgtgctacaacagctttttCTGAATGTGCCCCTTAAATCCTATTATTTCACCTCGTTAGGGTTAGAATCATTCCACCCTTCGCCTTTTTAATCGCACAAACTAATGTTACGTCCATGCTACAACTGGTCTGGGGTAGAACAAAATTTTGTCGTAAATCCGGAAATTTATGCCTGTCCTAAGTGAGGAGTAAAATTACAACTGGTTCAAGTTACACACCTAACTTTTTAGTATTGCTTTCTGACTACCGTAAGCTTAGCAAGCCCTTCCGACTGCTTCGAGTTACAAGCCCCTGGTTCCTTCACATCTTTGAATGTAGAGTAACAGCTTTTTCCTTCAGCTGTTTGAAATTTTCTGATTTGGGTTCCATTACAGGGCATTAACCCTTGTTACTaagccatttaaaatatgttctcTTACAGATTTTTACCATTAATTTCACGTTACTTACAACGTCTTGCTTAAATtaatttcagtatatatatgtgtttgtagAAGCTCAAAATCCATTAGTGACTTTAAGCTGAAATTGCTTGTTCAATATGACACTTAGGTTTTGGAAATGAAGTTGTATGTTTCcttttaaagttacatttggCATAAGTTTTAGATTATTCCAGCTGGCCACTTCAAATTGTCTAGTCAAAATTCCATCTGGTTTTAATACAGTTCATGATTGTGTTCACTGTTCATTTAGACTGGATGCACATTAGAAAGAGACtaataactaaaaaaataaatatttaagttattttaatacttGTTTCTACTTTTAACTTGTAGTTCACTGAATTGTTACTCGGCATTATAAAGCTCTGTCATCCAATCATTGtcgtaaatgtttattttgtttttaaattggctTCCATCACAGATGTAAATAGACCATAATTATGTTCATAACAAACGACTTTAAAATGGCATGATCAGAGATGAAGTTTGCTGTGCATTTTTGTTGATAATGTGTATAAATagcttttaaatatttgtttgccAAGCAAAATGATTTGTATGTACATGATCGTAGTTTACCACCGTAAAGGAAATAGGTTTAGAGATGCCAAGTGCCTACATAGTTTACCTGGCTGCAAATAGttttaaacacacaaacatgttaCCACTAAGTTGAGTTTTAAAGGAACAGTGTTGTAAGACAGTTGGCTACTtaatatagttttataagaacGATTTGACTTTCTTATTAACTGTGAATGATGGATAGTACAGCTGCCGATCAGGATAAGGATGCAACTTATTGTTTTGTGATAAAAGATAAAACCCATTTAGTTCTGGTTTTACAAAATTCTCTGAAAGGCCAGTTTAGACAGAAAGATTATCTGACAAGTTTGTTTTAAGCCAGTTTCAGAAATATGTTATATTCTTTTAGAAAAATTAGTGAAAAGAAATTTATGCATCTTTTTATTAGCCGAAATTTATATTTTGCAAAATGAGTTTTGTCTTTAAGACAAACATgttgtgtttaattattaaaattattttaaatgagtaAAGATATCAGATTTTGAAATCCCTGATTTTGATTTAGTAATAGTATGTGCTGTTATCACAAGATAATATCTTTGCTTATTTTAATCTCAGGTGCACGCTTTCATGCGAGATATACTGGTTATGTAAATGTAGTTTCACATGTGGTAATATGTTTATAGATTAAATAGCATTGCATAATTGTTTTGGATTTTTTACATTCAGTTTGGTATATTTTGCTGACTAACATACTTGTTCTTCTTTGAAAGTTGATTTGAATTGTTTGCTTGCAAACTAACAATATTTAGTATGCTTGGTTTGATAGGTAGGTTTGAAATCTGGTATATAGTAAGTGACAAAAGAAATAcaagtaaatacaaatacaaagtACACATTCCCTGGAAGCTATGATATATGATAATAATTGAAACAGCAGAAtgtctattatattatatgtgtattaactttaaattgcaaaatttctgtttctgtttcacATTACCAGACATTTTATGGTCTCTCCTTTACAAAGTAAAACGGTGAGATAcaggtattacttttctgacAGAGGCAGCAGTGTAAAAATTTTCTTTAAAGTCTTACATTAAGGTTAAGCACTTAATccgtttctcacaaactacatGGGcaggaaatagcccagtggtaaagtgcttagTTGATGCACCGTCGGTATAGGATCAGTCCtgatcagtgggcccattgtgctatttctcattccagccagtgcaccaagactggtatatcaaaggccatggtatgtgctgtcctgtctgtgggatggagcatataaaagatgccttgctactaatggaggaATGTAGCAGGTTaactctctaagactgtatgtcagaattgtttaacattcaatagccgatgattaatatatcaaagggCCTTAGTGGTGTcgtataaaagaaaacaaacttttatttgacTCACAAACTACATGTCCTAGGTCAGTGAAAATTGGTTTATAGCTATAtatctatggatgttcatcacagtgcaccaaAAACCTTTATAGTAGACCAGACGTTTAATTTCacagaaatttaatttattatatattatgtcgcatttcttttgtcatttaccggcctcagtgacgtcgtggttaggccatcggtctacaggttggtaggtactgggttcggatcccagtcgaggcatgggatttttaatccagatactgactccaaaccctgagtgagtgctccgcaaggctcaatgggtaggtgtaaaccacttgcatcgaccagtgatccataactggttcaacaaaggccatggtttgtgctatcctgcctgtgggaagtgcaaataaaagatcccttgctgctaatcggaaagagtagcccatgtagtggcgacagcgggtttcctctcaaaatctgtgtggtccttaaccatatgtctgacgccatataaccgtaaatgaaaatgtgttgagtgcatcattaaataaaacatttctttctttcttttgtcacttaccatataatatatagtgatAGCGTGTCGTTTTGGTGCTATATAATGTAACTCTGGGACATTGATATGAATGCTTTCATCAGTGATGAAATGAAAGAGGGGTGTTACAAGTGcctttatgaatgtaaaaaggaaaaaataCGAGAATTTTgttcatattaattatatatgtgcTCTTGTACTGATGATGACTTTTGTATTGAAGATTTTTTATACATTGCTTGTAAAAATTATTGTATGGCtgttcagaatttttttttttttttagagattaGTAGAGTGTTTCATTAATTTTCATTACTATTTTATGGGAGGTTGTGAGTGATGGGTTATCGGGTATATATATCCAAAGTTACATCAATAGTTCCTGCTGTAGATGTCTGGCAAGAGTCATAAATATAGGAGATTGGGAAGCAGTACATATCATTTGGCGCAATTCAGTAATTATGGAATGTAAATGAAGGCTTATTTCGTAAACCAGATTATACTAAGTTGCTGCACATAGTAATGGTGGTATGGTGCCTGAATGTTAACATAACACATTCCATCACCACTTTCTCCTTTTTCTTATTTACATAAGTGTTGAACGCTTGTTGATTCAACCGATTTGGGTTCATTTGGTCAACAATTCCAGCTAAAACTTTGAGGCTAAAAGAGGTATAATGCTttctttattgtattttttaattatgaggTTAGTGATTTTAGTTCAACTTCCCTTCAACACaattatttatggttatgtggAAATAAGGTGCTGACTACAATGATGGATCAAAACGTTGAAGAGTCATGGTTGTGATAAGAGAATCCATTTCCAATCGACAAAGTCATGACTTGTGCTGGAGTAGAGTCAAAATTCAGTATTGATAATCTTTAGGCAAAACAAACACCATGTCTTCATGGCATAGGTATCATTTGTCAGCGTTCTTCATATAGCATTTCAGTTGAGGTTTAAATGTCAAAGAGCTACTAAATGCATTAATTGTTAAAATCGAATTAAGCAAATAATGGTATTTGAGATAGTTGCTTACATCCACAGTACAGGATATTACGGATTCAAATCATAACAAAGACagtttctattatatatagctgTGGTACATAAAGAGAATCATGGTAGATTTCACATCTACATTTCACAGGTTTTTACCGGACCATTTACTTGTAACTAGTAGACAAAAGTGAGTACTTACAATGTCATTCTTTTTCAGCGAGTGAATCATCCCAagggggtttgggttttttattccaaattgtgCTTCAAAGGATGACATACGATTGATGGGAACAGTCATGCCCTTGTTCAAATGTCCTTTAGACTTTGCCTATTGCAAAGGTACAACTTTCAAAATGTTAAGGGTTTTGGCATTCATTTTATAAAAGACAAATTGCTgctattgaaaaaagaaaaagagtaaacgtggcaacagtgggttatTTCATATTATGGAATATATACAATGGCAGTCATATTATGTGttgcaagatatttttaactcattttatttcttaatataattaaaatttatagtTGGGGTAAACATTCatttgttctatatatatatactatcctgtctgtgggatagtgcatataaaatatcccttgctgctaattgaaaaagagtagcccatgaagtggcgacagcgggtttcctctcagtatctgtgtggtccttaaccgtatgtccaatgccatatagccataaataaaatgtattgagtgcatcgttaaataaaacatttccttccttcatttgttCTAAATGTCAAGGTATAATTTGTACTTTTTCTAcattttcattgtattttaataatttttatacactAAAAGAATGTTTTGCTGGAATGTTCCTTTGTAGAAACTCACTTTTGTTTATCACTAGTTTTGTGATCATGatttaaatcatgttttttCTGTGATAGTAttctaggattttttttttaaaactcttatGCCAATTCTCATAATTCTTTTACTAATTAAAATTGGAGGGTTGTGGTGTGACATTAGCATTTTCAGTGATGttta includes the following:
- the LOC121368160 gene encoding calponin homology domain-containing protein DDB_G0272472-like, producing MKARLQQQASIRLKSKTFMKARLQQQASIRLDKSKTFMKARLQQQASIRLKSKTFMKARLQQQASIRLNKSKTFMKARLQQQASIRLDKSKTFMKARLQQQASIRLKSKTFMKARLQQQASIRLDKSKTFMKARLQQQASIRLDKSKTFMKARLQQQASIRLDKSKTFMKARLQQQASIRLKSKTFMKARLQQQASIRLNKSKTFMKARLQQQASIRLKSKTFMKARLQQQASIRLNKSKTFMKARLQQQASIRLNKSKTFMKARLQQQASIRLNKSKQTNYM